One Gordonia zhaorongruii DNA segment encodes these proteins:
- a CDS encoding acetyl-CoA C-acetyltransferase, with protein MASYTPRKPEPRKPRPVAILGGNRIPFARQDRGYATVSNQEMFTAALEGLVSRFNLQGERLGMVAGGAVLKHSRDFNLIRESVLGSSLSAYTPAFDLQQACGTGLQAIAAVSDGIANGRYDVAVGGGVDTTSDAPIAVSDDLRRQLLEVNRAKSTADRIKAALGLAPKLGIEIPQNGEPRTGMSMGDHAAITAKEFGIKRADQDELAAASHQKMGAAYDRGFFDDLVTPFNGLTRDENLRPNSSVEKLGTLKPVFGVSLGDATMTAGNSTPLTDGASTVLLASDEYAAEKKLPVLAYLVDTETAAVDYVNGPDGLLMAPTYAIPRLLERNGLSLQDFDFYEIHEAFASVVLSTLAAFESDEYCRERLGLDKALGSIDRSKLNVNGSSLAAGHPFAATGGRIIAQAAKQIKENGGGRALVSICAAGGQGVTAIVEG; from the coding sequence GTGGCCTCGTACACGCCCCGTAAGCCCGAACCGCGCAAGCCGCGTCCGGTCGCCATCCTCGGCGGAAACCGCATCCCGTTCGCTCGTCAGGATCGCGGCTACGCGACCGTGAGCAACCAGGAGATGTTCACCGCGGCGCTCGAAGGCCTCGTCAGCCGCTTCAACCTGCAGGGCGAGCGGCTCGGCATGGTCGCGGGCGGCGCAGTCCTCAAGCACTCGCGCGACTTCAACCTCATCCGCGAGTCGGTTCTCGGGTCGAGCCTGTCGGCGTACACCCCGGCATTCGACCTCCAGCAGGCGTGCGGCACCGGACTGCAGGCAATCGCGGCCGTGTCCGACGGCATCGCGAACGGCCGTTACGACGTCGCCGTCGGCGGTGGCGTGGACACCACGTCGGACGCCCCGATCGCCGTCTCCGACGACCTTCGTCGTCAGCTCCTCGAGGTCAACCGGGCCAAGAGCACCGCTGACCGCATCAAGGCCGCTCTCGGGCTCGCACCCAAGCTCGGCATCGAGATCCCGCAGAACGGCGAGCCCCGCACCGGTATGTCGATGGGCGATCACGCCGCCATCACCGCCAAGGAATTCGGGATCAAGCGCGCCGATCAGGACGAGCTCGCGGCAGCCAGCCATCAGAAGATGGGTGCGGCGTACGACCGCGGCTTCTTCGACGACCTGGTCACACCGTTCAACGGCCTCACCCGTGATGAGAACCTGCGTCCCAACTCCTCGGTGGAGAAGCTCGGCACGCTCAAGCCGGTCTTCGGCGTGAGCCTGGGTGACGCGACGATGACCGCGGGCAACTCGACCCCGCTCACCGACGGTGCGTCGACCGTGCTGCTCGCCAGCGACGAGTACGCCGCCGAGAAGAAGCTTCCGGTGCTGGCCTACCTGGTCGACACCGAGACGGCTGCAGTCGACTACGTGAACGGCCCCGACGGGCTGCTGATGGCGCCGACCTACGCGATCCCGCGCCTGCTGGAGCGCAACGGCCTCTCCCTCCAGGACTTCGACTTCTACGAGATCCATGAGGCATTCGCCTCGGTGGTGCTGAGCACTCTCGCCGCATTCGAGTCGGACGAGTACTGCCGTGAGCGTCTCGGCCTCGACAAGGCGCTCGGCTCCATCGACCGCAGCAAGCTGAACGTGAACGGTTCGTCGCTGGCGGCGGGCCACCCGTTCGCCGCGACCGGCGGCCGGATCATCGCGCAGGCCGCGAAGCAGATCAAGGAGAACGGCGGGGGCCGCGCCCTCGTCTCGATCTGCGCTGCCGGTGGCCAGGGCGTCACGGCGATCGTCGAAGGCTGA
- a CDS encoding VanW family protein: protein MGWIVRGVLAAVMLAAMAFAVDYAVGYGKTAHGVRIAEFELGNLTDAQARHELSKLSVVSHGRITLRTSSGTAKIDPAELGARFDVDATMERLKEQPKNPVTRLAGMLGIKRDVAPVVRIDRSSFDEALDDEKKTLEKAAVEGGVHFRGTEAVGDFPKKGMRVDRDKARVAVEDNWLAGGPIDLAMEPFAPSVSHEVVQQTLDGDAQNVTASALTLDGRGDDLRVSPHDLGRLVSYVPDGKGGLKPHVKSKEAKKVLGDRTAPTESEPVNATFEFSGGSPTVVPAQVGARVDWKKAAELIAETAPRDGERTGKLPYTLKRPEVTTKRAHQLGVKEVVSEFTTGDFSGPSGTNIRIVADTVDGAVVLPGETFSLNGYTGHRGTPQGYVDSGIIDHGRPAKAVGGGISQFATTLYNAAYFAGLEDVDHTEHNYYISRYPEAREATVFEGAIDLAFRNNTDYGVYIETLWSPSSVTVRMWSTKTRDVESVTGSRSNQTQPEKMTLPEGDNCVPSSGGPGFTSSDTRIISDHRTGAEISRHTRNVEYDPQPVVNCK from the coding sequence ATGGGCTGGATCGTGCGAGGAGTGCTCGCCGCGGTCATGCTCGCAGCGATGGCCTTCGCCGTCGATTACGCCGTGGGATACGGCAAGACCGCCCACGGTGTCCGGATCGCCGAGTTCGAGCTGGGTAACCTGACCGACGCTCAGGCGCGCCACGAACTGTCCAAACTGTCGGTCGTCTCCCATGGCCGGATCACGCTGCGCACCTCGTCCGGAACCGCGAAGATCGATCCTGCGGAGCTCGGCGCCAGATTCGACGTCGACGCCACCATGGAGCGACTCAAAGAACAGCCGAAGAACCCGGTCACGCGATTGGCCGGGATGCTGGGGATCAAGCGCGATGTCGCGCCTGTCGTTCGCATCGACCGCAGTTCCTTCGACGAGGCGCTGGACGACGAGAAGAAGACCCTGGAGAAGGCTGCCGTCGAAGGCGGCGTGCACTTCCGGGGCACGGAAGCCGTCGGTGACTTCCCCAAGAAGGGCATGCGAGTGGACCGCGACAAGGCGCGCGTCGCCGTCGAGGACAACTGGCTCGCCGGTGGCCCGATCGATCTGGCGATGGAGCCCTTCGCGCCGTCGGTGTCCCATGAGGTCGTGCAGCAGACACTGGACGGCGATGCGCAGAACGTCACGGCGTCGGCGCTCACGCTCGACGGTCGCGGTGATGACCTGCGGGTGTCGCCTCACGATCTGGGCCGACTGGTCTCGTACGTCCCCGACGGCAAGGGCGGGCTGAAGCCGCACGTGAAGTCGAAGGAGGCGAAGAAGGTTCTCGGTGACCGCACGGCGCCGACGGAGTCGGAGCCGGTGAATGCGACCTTCGAGTTCTCGGGAGGCTCCCCGACGGTGGTGCCCGCGCAGGTCGGCGCCCGCGTCGACTGGAAGAAGGCGGCGGAGCTGATCGCCGAGACCGCGCCGAGAGACGGCGAGCGGACCGGCAAGCTGCCGTACACGCTCAAGCGACCCGAGGTCACCACCAAGCGGGCGCACCAGCTCGGCGTGAAGGAAGTCGTCTCGGAGTTCACCACCGGCGACTTCAGCGGACCGTCGGGAACCAACATCCGGATCGTCGCCGATACGGTCGACGGCGCGGTCGTCCTGCCGGGGGAGACGTTCTCGCTGAACGGTTACACCGGTCACCGCGGTACTCCGCAGGGGTACGTCGACTCCGGAATCATCGACCACGGACGCCCCGCCAAAGCGGTGGGCGGCGGTATCTCGCAGTTCGCCACCACGCTCTACAACGCCGCGTACTTCGCCGGCCTCGAGGACGTCGACCACACCGAGCACAACTACTACATCTCGCGGTACCCGGAGGCGAGGGAGGCGACGGTGTTCGAGGGAGCCATCGACCTGGCCTTCCGGAACAACACCGATTACGGCGTCTACATCGAGACCCTGTGGTCGCCGTCGAGCGTCACGGTCCGGATGTGGAGCACCAAGACGCGCGATGTGGAGTCGGTGACCGGATCGCGGAGCAACCAGACCCAGCCCGAGAAGATGACACTGCCCGAAGGCGACAACTGCGTGCCGAGCAGCGGTGGCCCGGGCTTCACGTCGTCCGACACCCGGATCATCTCCGATCACCGCACGGGAGCCGAGATCTCGCGTCACACCCGCAATGTCGAATACGATCCGCAACCGGTGGTCAACTGCAAATGA
- a CDS encoding 3-oxoacyl-ACP reductase, whose product MAGSTDLYSSFVNSGPGGFIAGQLGLPQPPHLRRYSPSKAPLGGPVQLGGSGRLVEPIREILTAGSDYQVVENNTTGRGADKLGAAVFDATGISNPAELRQLFEFFTPIMRSTGNSARFVVLGTTPELTKNPDEQVAQRALEGFTRSLGKELRNGATAQLVYVSPKAKTGLSGLESTLRFLLSGKSAYVDAQVIRVGDAEGAPVENWDKPLAGKVALVSGAARGIGATIAEVLARDGAHVIAADIPAAGEALSETANKVGGTALPLDVTAPDAGARIAEHVLERHNGLDIIVNNAGITRDKLLANMDDGRWDSVIGVNLIAPQTLVNELVERKALNKGGAVVDVSSIAGIAGNRGQTNYGTSKAGVIGLVDAYAPVLAKVGITINAVAPGFIETAMTAAIPLATREAGRRMNSMQQGGQTVDVAETVAYFANPASNAVTGNVVRVCGQSLLGA is encoded by the coding sequence GTGGCAGGCAGCACTGACCTCTACTCATCGTTCGTGAACTCCGGCCCGGGCGGCTTCATCGCCGGCCAGCTCGGTCTTCCCCAGCCGCCGCACCTGCGCCGCTACTCGCCGTCGAAGGCGCCGCTGGGCGGTCCCGTGCAGTTGGGCGGCTCCGGTCGCCTCGTCGAGCCGATCCGCGAGATCCTCACCGCAGGCTCGGACTACCAGGTGGTGGAGAACAACACCACCGGCCGCGGCGCAGACAAGCTCGGGGCCGCCGTCTTCGACGCGACCGGCATCAGCAACCCGGCCGAGCTGCGCCAGCTCTTCGAGTTCTTCACGCCGATCATGCGCTCCACCGGGAACTCGGCACGCTTCGTCGTCCTGGGCACCACCCCCGAGCTCACGAAGAACCCCGACGAGCAGGTCGCGCAGCGTGCCCTCGAGGGCTTCACCCGCTCGCTGGGCAAGGAGCTCCGCAACGGAGCGACCGCTCAACTCGTGTACGTCTCCCCGAAGGCCAAGACCGGCCTGTCGGGTCTCGAGTCGACGCTCCGCTTCCTCCTCTCCGGCAAGTCGGCGTACGTCGACGCCCAGGTGATCCGCGTCGGCGATGCCGAGGGCGCACCGGTCGAGAACTGGGACAAGCCGCTCGCAGGCAAGGTCGCTCTGGTCAGCGGTGCCGCCCGCGGCATCGGCGCCACCATCGCCGAGGTCCTGGCCCGTGACGGCGCCCACGTCATCGCCGCCGATATCCCGGCTGCGGGCGAGGCGCTGAGCGAGACCGCCAACAAGGTCGGTGGCACCGCACTGCCGCTGGACGTGACCGCTCCGGACGCAGGCGCACGCATCGCCGAGCACGTGCTCGAGCGCCACAACGGTCTGGACATCATCGTCAACAACGCCGGCATCACCCGCGACAAGCTGCTCGCCAACATGGACGACGGCCGCTGGGACTCGGTCATCGGCGTCAACCTGATCGCGCCGCAGACCCTGGTCAACGAGCTCGTCGAGCGCAAGGCCCTGAACAAGGGCGGCGCCGTCGTCGACGTCTCGTCGATCGCGGGCATCGCGGGCAACCGCGGCCAGACCAACTACGGCACCTCGAAGGCGGGCGTCATCGGGCTGGTCGACGCCTACGCTCCGGTCCTCGCCAAGGTGGGCATCACCATCAACGCCGTCGCACCGGGCTTCATCGAGACCGCCATGACCGCAGCCATCCCGCTGGCCACGCGTGAGGCCGGTCGCCGCATGAACTCGATGCAGCAGGGCGGCCAGAC
- a CDS encoding SDR family NAD(P)-dependent oxidoreductase, with product MELTGASAIVTGGASGIGAATARRLAKRGAKVVVADLKEDDGQALASEIGGAFVKVDVTSTEEIEAAIAKAVELGPLKALVNSAGIGWAQRTIGRDGEFSSAHDLDLYKKVISINLIGTFDAVRLAATAMSRNEPDENGGRGAIVNLASVAAFDGQIGQAAYSSSKGGVVGMTLPVARDLSAVGVRVNCIAPGLIDTPIYGTGPESEAFKAKLGESVLFPKRLGVPDELASMAEELVTNSYMNAEVIRVDGGIRMPPK from the coding sequence ATGGAACTCACTGGAGCAAGTGCAATCGTTACCGGCGGCGCATCGGGCATCGGTGCGGCGACGGCCCGTCGGCTCGCCAAGCGCGGCGCCAAGGTCGTCGTAGCCGACCTCAAGGAAGACGACGGCCAGGCACTGGCGTCGGAGATCGGCGGCGCGTTCGTCAAGGTCGACGTCACCAGCACCGAGGAGATCGAGGCGGCCATCGCCAAGGCCGTCGAACTCGGCCCGCTGAAGGCCCTGGTCAACTCCGCCGGCATCGGCTGGGCGCAGCGCACGATCGGCCGCGACGGCGAATTCTCGTCGGCGCACGATCTGGATCTGTACAAGAAGGTCATCTCGATCAACCTGATCGGCACCTTCGACGCGGTGCGGCTCGCAGCGACTGCGATGAGCCGCAACGAGCCGGACGAGAACGGGGGACGTGGCGCGATCGTGAACCTCGCGTCGGTCGCGGCGTTCGACGGTCAGATCGGCCAGGCCGCGTACTCGTCGTCCAAGGGCGGTGTGGTCGGCATGACCCTGCCGGTGGCGCGTGACCTGTCGGCGGTCGGAGTCCGCGTCAACTGCATCGCACCGGGCCTGATCGATACGCCGATCTACGGCACCGGCCCGGAGTCGGAGGCGTTCAAGGCGAAGCTCGGCGAGAGCGTCCTGTTCCCGAAGCGACTCGGTGTGCCGGACGAACTGGCATCGATGGCCGAGGAGCTCGTCACCAACTCGTACATGAACGCCGAGGTGATCCGAGTGGACGGCGGCATCCGGATGCCACCGAAGTAG